Proteins co-encoded in one Oceanococcus atlanticus genomic window:
- a CDS encoding phosphatidylglycerophosphatase A family protein, whose protein sequence is MNPSARQVFSDPILWLGFGFGSGLSPKAPGTAGTLAALPLVWLSLAWLGSWPYVAVTVIVALVGIPICGEASRRLGVHDHGGIVWDEFAGLYVTALPLALWPVSYPLSPLLLGLVFVWFRVFDVLKPWPIRWLDRHVHGGLGIMLDDLLAGVFAALALMASVAVLS, encoded by the coding sequence ATGAATCCCAGCGCACGACAGGTTTTCTCCGATCCCATATTGTGGCTGGGCTTTGGCTTCGGCAGCGGTTTATCACCCAAGGCACCCGGGACGGCGGGTACGCTGGCCGCGCTGCCGCTGGTGTGGCTCAGCCTGGCCTGGCTGGGTTCATGGCCGTATGTGGCGGTCACCGTGATCGTGGCCCTGGTTGGCATCCCGATTTGCGGCGAAGCATCGCGCCGGTTGGGTGTCCATGATCATGGCGGCATCGTGTGGGACGAGTTCGCCGGGCTTTATGTGACCGCGCTGCCACTGGCCTTGTGGCCGGTGTCCTACCCTTTGTCACCGCTGCTTCTGGGCTTGGTCTTCGTATGGTTTCGGGTCTTCGATGTGCTCAAGCCCTGGCCGATACGCTGGCTTGACCGCCACGTACATGGTGGCCTTGGCATCATGCTGGACGACCTTTTGGCCGGTGTGTTCGCGGCCCTGGCGCTGATGGCCAGTGTTGCGGTTCTGAGTTGA
- the cysS gene encoding cysteine--tRNA ligase → MLRIHNSLTGRKDAFTPRVQGEVGLYVCGVTVYDYCHLGHARFLLVFDSVVRHLEASGLRVNYVRNITDVDDKIIKRAQENDEATEQLTERFVDEFHADCTALGLREADQEPRATVHMPQIIDMVQRLIANGHAYAAANGDVYFSVSSYDNYGALSGKRLDELRIGARIAPGEAKRDALDFVLWKAAKPGEPAWSSPWGEGRPGWHIECSAMSTHCLGDAFDIHGGGMDLKFPHHENEIAQSVCATGASFAATWMHNGFVQVGSEKMSKSLGNFSTIRDLLADYSGETIRHFILGTHYRSPLVYTREALDVAEQGLLRWYTVLDAVKPGASYQASDYTARFVAAMDDDFNTPQAYAVLHEMVKAINTGKTAEPQAAAALAAEFKALAGRLGLLQADPDSVLKAGVALSEADIDARIAARTQAKADKDYALADQIRDELSAAGIQLEDGPAGTTWRRA, encoded by the coding sequence ATGCTGCGCATACACAACAGTCTCACCGGTCGCAAAGACGCATTCACACCACGGGTTCAGGGCGAAGTGGGCCTGTACGTCTGTGGTGTCACGGTGTACGACTATTGCCACCTCGGCCATGCGCGTTTTCTGCTGGTGTTCGATTCGGTGGTGCGTCACCTTGAGGCCAGCGGCTTGCGGGTGAACTACGTCCGCAACATCACCGATGTGGACGACAAGATCATCAAGCGTGCGCAGGAAAATGACGAAGCCACCGAGCAACTGACCGAACGTTTCGTCGATGAGTTTCATGCCGACTGCACGGCGCTGGGCCTGCGTGAGGCTGATCAGGAACCGCGCGCCACCGTGCACATGCCGCAGATCATCGACATGGTGCAGCGGCTGATTGCCAATGGGCACGCCTATGCAGCCGCCAATGGTGATGTGTATTTCTCGGTCAGCAGCTATGACAACTACGGCGCGCTGTCCGGCAAACGGCTGGACGAGCTGCGCATCGGTGCCCGCATTGCGCCGGGCGAAGCCAAGCGCGACGCCCTGGATTTCGTGCTCTGGAAAGCGGCCAAACCGGGTGAGCCGGCCTGGTCTTCACCCTGGGGCGAGGGCCGCCCGGGCTGGCATATCGAGTGCTCGGCGATGTCGACCCACTGCCTGGGTGATGCCTTCGACATTCACGGGGGCGGCATGGACCTGAAATTCCCCCATCATGAGAATGAGATCGCTCAATCCGTGTGCGCCACCGGCGCCAGCTTTGCGGCGACCTGGATGCACAATGGCTTTGTCCAGGTGGGCTCGGAAAAGATGAGCAAATCGCTGGGCAACTTCAGCACCATACGTGATCTGCTGGCCGACTACAGCGGCGAGACCATTCGCCATTTCATACTCGGCACCCATTACCGCAGCCCGCTGGTGTACACGCGAGAGGCGCTGGATGTGGCCGAGCAGGGCTTGCTGCGCTGGTACACGGTGCTGGATGCCGTGAAGCCGGGGGCGAGCTATCAGGCCTCGGATTACACCGCGCGCTTTGTTGCCGCGATGGATGATGACTTCAACACGCCGCAGGCCTATGCCGTGCTGCATGAGATGGTCAAAGCCATCAATACGGGCAAGACTGCCGAGCCGCAGGCGGCGGCTGCTCTTGCTGCCGAATTCAAGGCTCTGGCCGGTCGTTTGGGCCTGTTACAGGCCGATCCGGACAGTGTGCTCAAGGCCGGGGTCGCGCTCAGCGAGGCGGATATCGATGCACGCATCGCCGCACGCACGCAGGCCAAGGCTGACAAGGATTACGCCCTGGCAGATCAGATCCGTGATGAGTTGAGTGCAGCGGGTATTCAGCTGGAAGACGGGCCGGCCGGGACCACCTGGCGTCGCGCCTGA
- the folD gene encoding bifunctional methylenetetrahydrofolate dehydrogenase/methenyltetrahydrofolate cyclohydrolase FolD, whose amino-acid sequence MTAQILDGKAISADIRADLTQQVASLTAQGQRAPCLAVVLVGDDPASHVYVRNKERACEQIGIRSLPHRLDSATAETDLIELIDTLNEAEDVDGILVQLPLPAHIDADRILGRISPAKDVDGFHPSNIGRLLQRRPGLRPCTPYGVIKMLERTNTAVAGKRAVVVGASNIVGRPMAMELLLANATVTICNSKTRDLAEEVGRAEIVVAGIGKPEFVRGDWIAEGAVVIDVGINRLDDGRLVGDVEFEAAAQRASWITPVPGGVGPMTIAMLMHNTVEAYRARQV is encoded by the coding sequence ATGACCGCCCAGATACTTGACGGCAAAGCCATCTCCGCGGACATCCGCGCCGATCTTACGCAGCAGGTCGCGAGTCTCACCGCGCAGGGCCAACGCGCGCCATGCCTGGCGGTGGTACTTGTCGGCGATGATCCCGCCTCACATGTTTATGTGCGCAACAAGGAACGGGCGTGCGAGCAGATCGGTATTCGCTCCCTGCCCCACCGGCTGGATAGCGCGACCGCCGAAACCGATCTGATCGAGCTGATCGACACGCTCAACGAGGCCGAGGATGTTGACGGCATTCTGGTCCAGCTGCCGCTGCCTGCGCACATCGACGCCGACCGCATTCTGGGTCGCATCAGCCCGGCCAAGGACGTTGACGGTTTTCATCCGTCCAACATCGGGCGCCTGCTGCAGCGTCGCCCGGGCCTGCGTCCGTGCACGCCCTACGGCGTGATCAAGATGCTTGAGCGCACCAACACCGCCGTGGCCGGCAAACGTGCCGTGGTGGTCGGTGCCTCCAACATCGTGGGTCGCCCGATGGCCATGGAATTGCTGCTGGCCAACGCCACCGTCACCATCTGCAACAGCAAGACCCGCGATCTGGCTGAAGAAGTCGGTCGCGCCGAGATTGTGGTGGCCGGCATCGGCAAGCCCGAATTTGTGCGCGGCGACTGGATCGCCGAAGGCGCGGTGGTCATCGACGTGGGCATCAATCGCCTGGATGATGGTCGTCTGGTCGGTGACGTTGAGTTCGAAGCCGCTGCACAGCGCGCCTCGTGGATCACTCCGGTTCCCGGTGGCGTCGGCCCCATGACCATTGCCATGCTGATGCACAACACGGTCGAAGCCTACCGCGCACGTCAGGTTTAG